The following is a genomic window from Geobacillus subterraneus.
CAGCTGCCTTACAAAGACAGCAAACGAAGCCTCTCATTTTGGAACACTCTTTGCAGCCAAGCCCCGACCCTGTTGTTTCATACGCTTGATTCCACTCGGCCAAAAGACTTTACACAAACCGGCAGCACCCAATCGTTTGGTTGATGAGCTCCGCTTGTTTTCGGGTGGGATCCAACCGAAACCGATAGGCTCTATGCATGACCTTCCCTCCTATTTTAGGGAACGTTTGTTCTGTTCGTGCCCATTTTATACCTTTTGTTCTTTTGATGCAAGAGGAAGATCGATGAGGGAAGACACCGATTCATCCCCTACTGACGCTCACGCGTGGAAGTGGGGGTCTTCTCGGTTCGGGATGATCAAACGACTATCCACACATGCCGCAGCATATGATGAAATTGTGATACCTTCTCTAAAGGGGGAAGAGGGAATGCATGGTTACTTGCCGGGAAATCCTCAAACGCCTATTATCACGCCCAATGTAAAAGATGCGCCATTTCGGGTTCTCAAAAACGGGGTAAAACAATTTCACTTGCGGGCGGAACCGGTCGTGCATGAGTTGGTAAACGGAATTAAAATCCGCGGGTATGGATACAACGGAAGTATTCCCGGGCCGACAATTCTTGTCAATCAAGGGGACTATGTTCAAATTACAGTCGAAAACCGTTTGCCAGAAGCGACATCCGTCCATTGGCACGGATTAATTGTTTCCAACCGAATGGACGGCGTACCCGGCCCTGGGGGCAGCCCGATTATCCAACCGGGGGAAAGTTTTACGTATGAATTTCGCATCCAACAGTCAGGAACGTTTATGTACCACAGCCATGTCCATGATGCAAAACAAGAGTTAATGGGATTAGTAGGCATGCTTATTTCGCGCGGCATATACGAAGAACCCGTGGACCGCGATTATGTTCTGTTGCTTCAAGAGTGGGCTGTGCAGATGGAGATGCATCAGCAAACTAGCAGCCATCCAATGAATGATCACCCTTCCAAACAATCGGCATCAAATATATATGACATCGATCCAATGTCAATGATGTTTAATTTTTTCACAATTAACGGCAAAGCCTATCCTGATACCGCTCCTTTATTTGTCCGATATGGCGAGCGCGTCCGTATTCGCCTTGGCAATTTAAGTATGGATTCTCATCCGATGCATTTTCACGGGCATGAGTTTAGTGTCACCGCGGTTGACGGAAATCCGATTCCTATGATGGCAAGATTAAAACGAAACACGATTAATGTAGCGCCAGGAGAAACATGGAACATCGAATTTTTGGCCAACAACCCGGGAAATTGGGTCTTTCACTGTCATAAACCTCACCATACAACCAACATGCATTCGATAAAGGACATGGGCGGCATGCTTACGATGGTCCGCTATGCGAAATAGATGAGCATTCAAGAAAAAACGGCATCGCTGCCGTTTTTTCTTCTCTCGATTCTCTTGCACCTGCTTGATAGTCAAGCAAATTATTTAACTTACTCGGACTCACCGTCAGCCGAAAGAAAAAGTGAACGGCGCGCTCACCGTTCGCGATGCGTATGAATCCATTGCACAAACTGTTCGATCACTTGATCCAACAAGTCGATGGTTGCCGTATCTATCAGTTGTCCCGATTCATCAAATTTTTGGCTGGCGAAGTTGATCAGCACCTCATTCCCAGCAGGCGGCAAGACGTTGGCTGAGAGTCCTGGGCTTTGCAAGATTTGGCGCAAATGGAGCTGCGCCCGAATCGTTCCCATCATCCCGCCTGATACACCGGCGGTCATCACCGGTTTATTGATCAACACCTTATCAACGCGCGACAGCCAGTCCAACGCGTTTTTCAATACGCCTGGAACCGACCAGTTGTACTCGGGCGTGATGATCAACACACCATCGGCTGCGGCGATTTGCCGCTTAAACGACACCACCGCTTCAGGCGGGTTCAGTTCATCGTCCTGGTTGTAATGCGGCAGCCGCTCGATATCGGCGATGTTCAGTTGGAATTTGTCTTTGTACCGTTCTTGAATGAACTTCGCCAATTTGAGATTATAGGACTCTGTCCGCAAGCTTCCGACCAATGCAACGATATTCATTGGCGTCCTTCCTCCGTTCATTGATTTCCATTTGAATATCATTTTTCTAATAATCAAGGAAGAACATGGAATCCATGTCCTTCCTTGTTAGTTTACCATACAATAAACTTCTTTTACTTCTTTCCTGCTTGTCGACCGGAAACGTTTCGACCCATGTACGGTACGTTTAGAAAATCCCTTTTCTATATTTCAAATAATACTTTTTCAACGGATGATCGGCATTCCACGGCTTATTCTCCCCGGTATAATGAATGATCGACGGTTTGAGTTTAGCGACCGGATCGTATAAATGGTACGTTTGAAAATTCCATTTCAGGTCCAACGGCAGCCATTGATCGAAAAGAACGGCGTTCAGTGCGTCTTGATCGCAATATTGAATGCGGTCTGAATGCGCACGGAGGAATTCCATCACTTGTTCTTTTATATGCTGCTCGCGCCACTTTTTTACGTTAATCAACAGCACACCGGCATTAAAATACTTCGAATTCTCCGGCATAAACAAATCAACATTTCTTGATTGCTTTATCCAATGATCCTCAATTGCGCCTAACAAATATCCGCTGATATCTATCTTCCATAGCTCCGTAATGTCCTTTTTTATAATGAGATCACAGTCGAGATACAGCACTTTCTCAACCGTTTCGTCAAAGAGCTCCGGAATGGACAGGCGGTAATACGTTTCTCTCGTCAAATAAGCGAAGGTTGCAAACTCGCTGTACACAGCTCGATCGATATGTTTAAAATCCATTTTTGCCTTATACTTTTTGGCGATTTTCACTAACAGCGATTTCTTTTCTTCGCTGATGTCGCTACCGATGACATAAATATGAATTGGATTGTCCGATTTTTTGTTTTTCAACAAAGAACAAAGCATCACCGCTAACGGCTCAGCGTAAGCATCGTTGGCCGCCGTCACAATGTGAATGGTCTCTTTCTGTTTCGCCTGTTTCCCGCTTTTTTTCCTCTCCTCTTTGTCCTGTCGTTGAAAAATGCTCTTAGCCTGCGAAAGGACGCGCTTCATTTTCGCTTTGTCGTTCTCGGCTTCATAATACAACTCGCGAAGCATCAAATTGCGCTCGCCTTTTGGGTTGTTCTCATACCCGACGACCGGATGCCTCAGATGATAAATCGTATGCTCGAGCCGCTTGTAG
Proteins encoded in this region:
- a CDS encoding helix-turn-helix domain-containing protein, coding for MHRAYRFRLDPTRKQAELINQTIGCCRFV
- a CDS encoding NADPH-dependent FMN reductase; its protein translation is MNIVALVGSLRTESYNLKLAKFIQERYKDKFQLNIADIERLPHYNQDDELNPPEAVVSFKRQIAAADGVLIITPEYNWSVPGVLKNALDWLSRVDKVLINKPVMTAGVSGGMMGTIRAQLHLRQILQSPGLSANVLPPAGNEVLINFASQKFDESGQLIDTATIDLLDQVIEQFVQWIHTHRER
- a CDS encoding multicopper oxidase family protein, which codes for MHGYLPGNPQTPIITPNVKDAPFRVLKNGVKQFHLRAEPVVHELVNGIKIRGYGYNGSIPGPTILVNQGDYVQITVENRLPEATSVHWHGLIVSNRMDGVPGPGGSPIIQPGESFTYEFRIQQSGTFMYHSHVHDAKQELMGLVGMLISRGIYEEPVDRDYVLLLQEWAVQMEMHQQTSSHPMNDHPSKQSASNIYDIDPMSMMFNFFTINGKAYPDTAPLFVRYGERVRIRLGNLSMDSHPMHFHGHEFSVTAVDGNPIPMMARLKRNTINVAPGETWNIEFLANNPGNWVFHCHKPHHTTNMHSIKDMGGMLTMVRYAK
- a CDS encoding glycosyltransferase family 8 protein produces the protein MFERVSILIPYKPDSGIRDRNFHWVKEFYEKMFPEAEICVGVSEEEPFNRAQAINRAAKQATRDLFVIIDGDIFCDPEVMKDAVEHAIKAPWVIPFRKIVRITEENSRMLLETSPTWPVEVTEFELIHTSEFTHLGGFNVISRDHFLAVGGFDERFSGWGGEDDAFSCAVNTLCGRYKRLEHTIYHLRHPVVGYENNPKGERNLMLRELYYEAENDKAKMKRVLSQAKSIFQRQDKEERKKSGKQAKQKETIHIVTAANDAYAEPLAVMLCSLLKNKKSDNPIHIYVIGSDISEEKKSLLVKIAKKYKAKMDFKHIDRAVYSEFATFAYLTRETYYRLSIPELFDETVEKVLYLDCDLIIKKDITELWKIDISGYLLGAIEDHWIKQSRNVDLFMPENSKYFNAGVLLINVKKWREQHIKEQVMEFLRAHSDRIQYCDQDALNAVLFDQWLPLDLKWNFQTYHLYDPVAKLKPSIIHYTGENKPWNADHPLKKYYLKYRKGIF